One genomic window of Elaeis guineensis isolate ETL-2024a chromosome 2, EG11, whole genome shotgun sequence includes the following:
- the LOC105054582 gene encoding uncharacterized protein gives MVNSVIVELSTELQNAEPLGRLSILSYGAGHMLNDITSACWFTYLLLFLTDIGLSPRDAAIVMLSGQIADAFVTVFAGELIDRFGHFKLWHAGGSFLVAISFSSVFGGCLPCKILGTNSSTVQTIGYSTFAAIFNVGWAATQVSHMSMVNCITLNPTSRVALASCRNAFTMVSNLSLYAVALAVFSVYNAKQSADVKIQYRWIAYLSIFMGCCFVGIFLIGTKEPELKLQVQCKDLSRISWAHWFKKVLYYQVALVYMLTRLVTNVSQALLAFYVIDDLKMNHSSKALVPAIIYICSFMVSVILQEIRWTGWRLKAFFIGGAIFWIFSGAGIFILPSNLQSFMYILSITIGVANALMTVTAISMESVLVGEDLNGCAFVYGSLSFLDKLSCGLALYVLESYQGLPDAMDHHVVTAGHYSIIRCGLGLIPAICALLSAIITYTMKLPDRSRPLVEPLLV, from the exons ATGGTTAATTCAGTTATCGTCGAGTTATCAACTGAACTACAAAATGCTGAGCCTTTGGGAAGATTATCTATACTTTCCTATGGTGCTGGTCACATGCTAAATGACATCACATCGGCCTGTTGGTTTACATATTTGTTGTTATTCTTGACAGACATAGGACTAAGTCCAAG GGACGCAGCCATTGTTATGCTATCTGGCCAAATTGCTGATGCCTTTGTCACAGTATTTGCTGGAGAGCTG ATAGACCGGTTTGGGCATTTCAAACTATGGCATGCTGGAGGATCGTTTTTGGTTGCCATTTCTTTTTCATCCGTTTTTGGTGGCTGCCTTCCCTGCAAAATCTTGGGGACTAATTCATCTACTGTACAAACTATTGGGTATAGCACATTTGCTGCAATTTTTAATGTGGGTTGGGCTGCTACCCAAGTTTCACACAT GTCAATGGTAAATTGCATCACATTGAATCCAACAAGCAGAGTTGCCCTTGCAAGCTGTCGTAATGCCTTCACAATG GTATCGAATCTCAGTTTATATGCAGTTGCTTTAGCTGTATTCAGTGTATATAATGCCAAACAATCTGCGGATGTTAAAATTCAG TATCGCTGGATTGCGTACTTATCGATTTTCATGGGATGCTGCTTTGTGGGCATATTTCTCATTGGAACCAAAGAACCAGA GTTGAAGCTTCAAGTCCAGTGTAAAGATCTTTCTAGGATTTCATGGGCCCACTGGTTCAAGAAGGTTTTATACTATCAAGTTGCTCTTGTTTATATGCTTACTCGACTAGTAACTAATGTTTCACAG GCACTTCTTGCATTCTATGTCATTGATGACTTGAAAATGAATCATTCTTCAAAGGCCTTG GTACCTGCCATTATCTACATTTGCAGCTTCATGGTATCTGTCATTCTGCAG GAGATTCGATGGACTGGTTGGCGCCTTAAGGCCTTCTTTATAGGTGGAGCCATTTTCTGGATATTTTCTGGTGCAGGAATCTTTATTCTTCCGAGCAACCTCCAGAGTTTCATGTATATTTTGTCAATTACTATTGGTGTTGCTAATGCATTAATGACG GTGACAGCAATTAGCATGGAAAGTGTCCTTGTTGGGGAAGATTTGAATGGTTGTGCTTTTGTTTATGGATCACTGAGTTTTCTTGACAAGCTGTCATGTGGGCTAGCTTTATATGTTCTTGAATCATATCAAG GCTTGCCTGATGCCATGGACCATCATGTGGTGACAGCTGGTCACTATTCAATTATCAGATGTGGTCTGGGACTCATTCCTGCAATTTGCGCACTTCTTTCAGCAATTATCACATATACCATGAAGCTTCCTGACCGTTCAAGGCCTTTAGTTGAGCCTCTTCTTGTGTGA